The Ptiloglossa arizonensis isolate GNS036 chromosome 13, iyPtiAriz1_principal, whole genome shotgun sequence genome window below encodes:
- the LOC143153655 gene encoding odorant receptor 82a-like has product MILLIELLSCGFRLGIAFYVVLINDTFKLSTEPLVAYNFLVYATDVGSFIYLYSYIGEQLMYESQKIGDAFYDINWPEAANSDRKALLMCIMNGQKTMFITAGKFFTFSLFGFSGVIKTSMGGLSMLRASM; this is encoded by the exons ATGATCCTCTTGATAGAACTCCTGAGTTGCGGCTTCAGACTGGGAATTGCCTTTTACGTTGTACTGATC AATGATACATTC AAATTGTCTACAGAGCCACTGGTTGCATACAATTTCCTTGTATACGCCACTGATGTCGGTTCCTTTATATACTTGTACTCCTACATAGGCGAACAGCTAATGTACGAA TCTCAGAAGATCGGTGACGCGTTCTATGATATCAACTGGCCAGAAGCGGCAAACAGCGATAGAAAAGCATTATTGATGTGTATAATGAACGGACAAAAAACTATGTTTATCACTGCtggaaaattttttactttctcgctGTTCGGCTTCAGTGGG GTCATTAAAACTTCGATGGGAGGTCTCTCCATGCTACGCGCAAGTATGTAA
- the LOC143154097 gene encoding putative multidrug resistance-associated protein lethal(2)03659, protein MDNKPQKKMQNPRQNANPLSILTFWWILKLFVLGYKKELQESDLYPPLSDDESDKLGQSIVHNWENEIKRCEKRKDGSKPSLFRVLYKCFGKLVMYTGLALFFLEFVIRIAKPFLLGRLLRYFSTNREEWDVQVYYYTAGFCLLPFLDCFIINLSLQTLMHVGMKVRVACCTLIYRKILRLSSSVLENETSVGQMVNFLSNDVNRLDYFVFCIHYLWIGPMQMFLIAYFVYCEIGLGAITGMIAFLLCVPMQLFLGWKVSRLTLGSAQRTDDRLSLMNQIIAGVQIIKMYVWEVPYSFLVEKARRKEVNVIQKYSIIEQFGLTFDYYVPRVAFFITILTYVLTGNTINAEKVFMTTGFYSILQTSMTLGFALSIHQLAEAAVSIRRLEKFMLHLEVSKPSCTIKNQVATQSIPVYLKNATARWDELRDYTLQNVDLTVHAGNFVAIVGQIGSGKSSLLQTILGELPLNDGVLEINGRISFASQKPWVFASSIRQNILFGQPMNETRYNEVLRVCQLNQDINSMPHRDSTIAGERGINLSGGQRARINLARALYSDADIYLLDDPLSAVDAHVASRIVHECICGFLKDKTRILVTHQVQYLKPADLIVVMSSGSVQARGSFVELRNMNLDFMKIFQDVNEKEETNESEDGGDTRHSDETTKKKDEETAVADGPADVTETRTSGKVSSTVFLAYWKASKNTFLVVLMVVLFLVRQIMVNGCDYLIAFWVNNEVASWTRTENDTLDFQWSGALSRDGIIYIYSALTLSIVFIFLFQTFAYYGVCMRASKNLHADMFRSIVRTVMYFYNTNPAGRILNRFAKDIGIIDKKLPFTMFDVAMMLLNFVGAVIIVGTVSLWLLIPTFVVIVLFYYMRVIYISTSRDVKRMEGITRSPVFDHVGATLQGLTTIRAFKAEKIVTWQFDCHQNLHTSTWFIFISTSRAFGFYIETFCLIYVALITIAFLFFENLANAGDIGLVITQITGVIGILQWGMRQTAELENQMTSVERVLEYSNLEEEPFLDSNEEQKPPIGWPSKGYVEFKDVRLKYGPKSSYVLKGVNFVVMPKEKVGVVGRTGAGKSSLISALFRLAYIEGDIIIDDLPTSKVALHDFRSKISIIPQEPVLFSGSLRRNLDPFDEYYDNALWEALEEVELKETILEMAVGLDSKVSEDGSNFSVGQRQLLCLVRALVRKNKIMVLDEATANVDPQTDSLIQTTVKKKFIDCTVFTIAHRLNTIMDSDKILVMDQGHLVEFDHPHVLLQKKGYFYNMVQQTGAAMANSLSEVAKNSFYRNNEESPQ, encoded by the exons ATGGACAATAAGCCACAGAAAAAAATGCAGAATCCGCGACAAAATGCCAACCCGTTGTCCATACTTACATTCTG GTGGATTCTCAAGCTGTTCGTTCTCGGTTACAAAAAAGAATTGCAGGAGAGCGATTTGTATCCCCCTTTATCGGACGATGAAAGCGACAAATTAGGACAGAGTATAGTACATAATTGGGAGAATGAGATAAAACGATGCGAGAAGAGAAAGGATGGCTCGAAACCGAGTTTATTCAGAGTACTCTATAAGTGCTTTGGTAAATTAGTCATGTACACAGGATTAGCGCTGTTTTTTCTAGAATTTGTCATACG AATCGCGAAGCCTTTTTTACTCGGCAGGCTGTTGcgttatttttctacaaatagaGAAGAATGGGACGTCCAGGTGTATTATTACACGGCAGGATTTTGCCTGTTGCCTTTTCTCGACTGTTTCATTATAAATTTGTCGCTACAGACTTTGATGCACGTGGGAATGAAAGTCAGAGTGGCGTGTTGCACTCTCATCTACAGAAAGATACTGAGACTGTCCAGTTCTGTCCTTGAAAACGAAACGTCTGTTGGACAG ATGGTCAATTTCCTGAGCAACGACGTTAACAGGCTCGATTACTTTGTTTTTTGCATTCATTACTTATGGATCGGTCCGATGCAAATGTTTCTAATAGCGTACTTTGTATATTGCGAGATTGGATTGGGCGCTATTACTGGAATGATCGCGTTTTTGTTATGCGTACCAATGCAAC TGTTCCTGGGTTGGAAGGTATCCCGATTAACGCTTGGGTCTGCCCAAAGGACCGACGACAGACTCAGTTTGATGAATCAAATTATCGCCGGAGTTCAGATAATTAAGATGTACGTTTGGGAAGTTCCATATTCGTTTCTTGTCGAGAAAGCCAGACG GAAAGAAGTGAATgtgatacaaaaatattcgatcATCGAACAGTTCGGTTTAACATTCGATTACTACGTTCCACGTGTCGCTTTTTTTATTACTATATTGACATACGTCTTAACTGGGAACACTATCAATGCCGAGAAAGTATTTATGACAACAggattttattctattttacaaACGTCCATGACCCTTGGATTTGCTTTGA GTATCCATCAACTAGCCGAGGCAGCAGTGTCAATCAGACGTCTCGAGAAGTTCATGTTGCACCTCGAGGTATCGAAACCATCGTGCACGATTAAAAATCAAGTGGCCACGCAGTCGATTCCAGTTTATTTGAAAAACGCTACCGCCAGATGGGACGAACTCAGAGACTACACCTTGCAGAATGTGGACTTGACCGTGCACGCAGGTAACTTCGTGGCAATCGTCGGTCAAATAGGATCCGGGAAGAGCAGTTTATTGCAGACAATACTTGGCGAGTTACCACTGAACGATGGTGTCCTGGAAATCAACGGAAGGATAAGTTTTGCCAGTCAAAAGCCATGGGTTTTTGCTTCCTCGATCAGACAGAACATCCTCTTCGGTCAACCGATGAACGAAACTCGTTACAACGAAGTGCTTCGAGTCTGTCAACTCAACCAGGACATAAACTCAATGCCGCACCGCGACAGCACCATTGCTGGCGAGAGAGGTATCAATCTGAGCGGTGGCCAACGGGCTAGAATCAATCTAGCCCGTGCACTGTACTCGGACGCGGACATTTACCTCTTGGACGATCCTCTGTCCGCGGTGGATGCACACGTCGCTAGTCGCATCGTTCACGAGTGTATATGCGGTTTTCTCAAAGACAAAACACGAATCCTGGTCACGCATCAGGTACAGTACTTAAAGCCCGCCGATCTGATCGTTGTGATGAGCAGCGGTAGCGTCCAGGCTAGAGGCAGCTTCGTGGAGCTTCGAAACATGAATCTCGATTTCATGAAAATCTTTCAAGACGTGAACGAGAAAGAAGAGACCAATGAATCGGAGGATGGTGGCGACACGAGGCATTCGGACGAGACCACGAAGAAAAAAGATGAGGAAACAGCCGTGGCCGATGGACCGGCGGATGTCACGGAAACAAGGACGTCCGGAAAAGTTTCTAGTACAGTTTTTTTAGCCTACTGGAAAGCGAGCAAGAATACGTTCCTGGTTGTTCTGATGGTGGTACTTTTTCTCGTTAGACAAATAATGGTTAACGGATGCGATTATTTGATCGCCTTTTGGGTGAATAACGAGGTCGCATCATGGACCAGGACTGAGAACGATACGTTGGATTTTCAATGGTCCGGTGCGCTGTCTCGTGatggaattatttatatttatagtgCGCTAACACTGAGCATCGTCTTCATCTTTCTGTTCCAAACGTTCGCGTACTACGGGGTCTGCATGCGAGCATCGAAAAACTTGCACGCAGACATGTTTCGAAGTATCGTACGGACTGTGATGTATTTCTACAATACCAATCCTGCGGGTCGAATATTAAACAG GTTTGCCAAAGACATTGGTATCATCGACAAAAAACTGCCATTCACAATGTTCGACGTTGCGATGATGTTATTAAATTTCGTTGGAGCTGTAATCATCGTCGGTACAGTGAGCCTTTGGTTGTTAATACCGACGTTCGTCGTCATAGTGCTTTTCTACTATATGCGAGTAATTTACATTTCGACTAGTCGTGATGTTAAACGTATGGAAGGTATCA CACGATCGCCCGTGTTCGATCACGTCGGTGCAACGTTGCAAGGACTAACGACCATCAGAGCGTTCAAAGCCGAGAAGATAGTTACATGGCAGTTCGAttgccatcaaaatcttcacacttccacttGGTTTATATTTATCTCCACTTCACGAGCCTTCGGGTTCTACATCGAAACATTCTGCCTCATTTACGTGGCACTGATCACGATCGCGTTCCTATTTTTCGAGAACCTCGCCAACGCTGGTGACATCGGTCTGGTGATCACACAAATCACCGGGGTCATCGGAATCTTGCAATGGGGTATGCGACAAACTGCCGAGCTGGAGAATCAGATGACGTCCGTGGAAAGAGTTCTGGAGTACAGTAACTTAGAAGAGGAGCCATTCCTTGACAGTAATGAGGAACAAAAACCACCGATCGGGTGGCCCAGCAAGGGTTACGTAGAATTTAAGGATGTGAGACTAAAATATGGACCTAAGAGCTCTTATGTTCTAAAGGGCGTGAATTTCGTTGTCATGCCCAAAGAGAAGGTTGGCGTCGTCGGTAGAACCGGTGCTGGAAAATCTTCTTTGATCAGCGCGCTCTTCCGATTGGCGTACATAGAAGGAGACATCATCATAGACGACTTACCCACGAGTAAAGTCGCGTTGCACGATTTCCGTTCGAAAATTAGTATCATACCGCAGGAACCGGTATTGTTCAGCGGCAGTCTTCGACGAAATCTAGACCCATTCGACGAATATTACGACAACGCTTTGTGGGAAGCTCTCGAAGAAGTTGAATTGAAAGAAACCATCTTGGAAATGGCTGTCGGTTTGGACAGTAAAGTATCCGAAGATGGATCAAATTTCAGCGTCGGGCAACGTCAATTATTATGCCTTGTTCGTGCACTAGTTAGGAAAAACAAAATTATGGTACTCGACGAGGCCACTGCCAATGTTGACCCACAGACTGACTCCTTGATACAAACGACTGTCAAGAAGAAATTCATAGATTGTACCGTCTTCACTATAGCGCATCGATTGAATACTATAATGGACAGTGATAAGATACTCGTGATGGACCAAGGCCATCTAGTT GAATTTGATCATCCGCACGTTTTATTGCAAAAGAAAGGCTATTTTTACAACATGGTGCAACAGACTGGTGCTGCAATGGCGAACAGCCTGTCGGAAGTGGCAAAGAAT AGTTTCTATAGAAACAACGAAGAATCACCTCAATAA